TCTGAAGGAAGGGGATTTTTTTCTATCGCATAATAATGAATTCTTTTGCCTGTATTCAAAGCCTTCAGGCAGGTGAACCAGGCATTCAGACCAGTTCCAAAACCAACCTCAAAGACGGTCAGATTATCTTTTCGACAAAGTATTAAATCGAGGCCCGACCTGATAAAAACATGTTCCGACTCAGTTACCGCTCCAAAAGCGGAATGATAGTGTTCATTGATTTCCGGGAGCCAGATCGTATGACTGCCATCGGCTGTTAGAACGAGTTTCATGGCTCAAAATTACAGTAAAATTGAACAACCTTTTTTATATCTTTGGGATTGATCAACTTCAAAATTACAATGCATTTCAAGTTCATTTCCTTAATTGGCATGCTGCTGATTCCTTCAGCCATACTCACAGCACAGGAAAAACCGGTAATATCTTTCAGTGAAAAAGATTATGATTTCGGTACCGTCAGGGAAACGGATGGCTTGATCACACATGAATTCAAATTTACAAATGACGGTAAGGTGCCGCTCATTATCAATGATGTTAAAAGCAGTTGCGGATGCACGGTTCCTTCATGGCCTCATGAGCCGGTTTTACCGGGCAAGTCGGCTACCGTAAAAGTCACATTCAACCCTGAAAACCAGTCAGGGGCAATCGGAAAAACGGTAAAGATCATCAGCAATGCCAGTGTGCAACAGGTAGTCCTGGGATTACGGGGGGTTGTGATTCCCACTGAAAAAGTGGAGGATACCTATAAGTTTACAGTCGGTGATTTAAGGATTCAGACTATTTATGCAGCTTTCGGAGAAGTATTTAAGGGCAGAAATGATACTTATGAACTTAAGGTATTCAATAATTCGAAAACGGATGCCATGTCACTAAGTTTCAAGTCGGTTCCTGCCCATCTTAAAATAACAGTTACTCCTGAAAAGCTTGAACCCCAGCAGGAAGGTGTCATCAAAATAGAGTATTTATCGGATCAGACACCGTCATGGGACTACACAGTCGACAGGCTCAATTTGCTGATCAACGGCACTGAATTGCCGAATAACAGGATTAATGTAACTGCTTCGCTGAAGGAGGATTTTTCAGGTTACACGGCTGACCAAATGGCTAATGCAGCGCGTGCCCAATTTGATGAACACGAATTTGATTTCGGTACCAT
This region of Bacteroidales bacterium genomic DNA includes:
- a CDS encoding DUF1573 domain-containing protein is translated as MHFKFISLIGMLLIPSAILTAQEKPVISFSEKDYDFGTVRETDGLITHEFKFTNDGKVPLIINDVKSSCGCTVPSWPHEPVLPGKSATVKVTFNPENQSGAIGKTVKIISNASVQQVVLGLRGVVIPTEKVEDTYKFTVGDLRIQTIYAAFGEVFKGRNDTYELKVFNNSKTDAMSLSFKSVPAHLKITVTPEKLEPQQEGVIKIEYLSDQTPSWDYTVDRLNLLINGTELPNNRINVTASLKEDFSGYTADQMANAARAQFDEHEFDFGTIPEGKTVDHSFTIKNTGKSDLYIRKVSASCGCTAVQPAKTKIGPGDSTLIKAVFNTRATNGAQKKAITVITNDPKQSRAILWINAFVETQAGNKNSEQHE